In one Pseudomonas purpurea genomic region, the following are encoded:
- the yajC gene encoding preprotein translocase subunit YajC: MSFFISNAMADAAAPAAGPAGTGFEWIFLVGFLVIFYLMIWRPQAKRAKEQKNLLSNLQKGDEVVTSGGIAGKITKVADDFVVLEVSDSVELKFQKGAIAATLPKGTLKAI; encoded by the coding sequence ATGAGCTTTTTTATCTCTAATGCGATGGCAGACGCCGCTGCGCCGGCTGCCGGCCCTGCTGGTACTGGCTTCGAGTGGATTTTCCTGGTCGGTTTCCTGGTCATTTTCTACCTGATGATCTGGCGTCCACAGGCCAAGCGCGCCAAAGAGCAGAAGAACCTGCTCAGCAACTTGCAAAAAGGTGACGAAGTTGTGACGTCTGGCGGTATCGCCGGCAAGATCACCAAAGTAGCTGATGATTTCGTTGTTCTCGAAGTTTCTGACTCGGTAGAGCTGAAGTTCCAGAAAGGCGCCATCGCTGCCACGCTGCCAAAAGGCACGCTGAAAGCGATCTAA
- the secF gene encoding protein translocase subunit SecF produces MLRTINFMGVRNVAFGVTLFLTALALFSCFHKGMNYGLDFTGGTLIELTYERPADVMKVRGQLADAGYHEAIVQSFGATTDLLVRMPGEDPQLGHQVAEALQKVGGDNPAVVKRVEFVGPQVGEELRDQGGLGMLMALGGILIYLAFRFQWKFAVGAIVSLIHDVIVTIGILSFFQITFDLTVLAAVLAIIGYSLNDTIVVFDRVRENFRVLRKASLIENINISTTQTLLRTMATSISTLLAIAALLFFGGDNLFGFSIALFVGVLAGTYSSIYIANVVLIWLNLSSEDLIPPANTEKEVDDRP; encoded by the coding sequence ATGTTACGTACTATCAACTTCATGGGCGTTCGCAACGTTGCGTTCGGCGTCACATTGTTCCTTACCGCTCTGGCGCTGTTCAGCTGCTTCCACAAGGGCATGAACTACGGTCTGGACTTCACCGGCGGTACGCTCATCGAGCTGACCTACGAGCGTCCGGCCGACGTCATGAAAGTCCGTGGTCAACTGGCGGATGCCGGTTATCACGAAGCAATCGTTCAGAGCTTCGGTGCGACTACTGATCTGCTGGTGCGCATGCCGGGTGAAGACCCGCAGCTGGGTCATCAGGTAGCTGAAGCCCTGCAGAAAGTCGGTGGCGACAACCCGGCCGTGGTCAAGCGCGTCGAGTTCGTGGGGCCGCAGGTGGGTGAAGAGCTGCGCGACCAGGGCGGCCTCGGCATGCTGATGGCGCTGGGCGGCATCCTGATCTACCTGGCTTTCCGCTTTCAGTGGAAGTTCGCGGTGGGTGCGATTGTTTCGCTGATCCACGACGTGATCGTGACCATCGGTATCCTGTCGTTCTTCCAGATCACCTTCGACCTGACGGTGCTGGCGGCGGTACTGGCGATCATCGGTTACTCGCTCAACGACACCATTGTGGTATTCGACCGGGTTCGTGAGAACTTCCGTGTGCTGCGCAAGGCCAGCCTGATCGAGAACATCAACATCTCGACCACGCAAACCCTGCTGCGGACCATGGCGACGTCGATCTCCACCTTGCTGGCGATTGCCGCTCTGCTGTTCTTCGGTGGCGACAACCTGTTCGGCTTCTCCATCGCGCTGTTTGTCGGTGTATTGGCGGGTACTTACTCGTCGATCTACATCGCCAACGTGGTGCTGATCTGGCTGAACCTGAGCAGCGAGGACCTGATTCCTCCGGCCAATACCGAGAAGGAAGTGGACGACCGTCCTTAA
- a CDS encoding phosphocholine cytidylyltransferase family protein gives MKAIILAAGRGSRMKSLTDERPKCMVELRGKTLLEWQLAALHAAGVREIAIVTGYKRELLADQGLIEFHNSRWAQTNMVSSLACAETWLQAEPCIVSYSDIFYSPAAVQSLMTCKASLAVTYDPNWLELWTQRFGNPLLDAETFRLTAADTLAEIGNKPESADDIQGQYMGLLRFTPEGWAEVVRLRSALTPEQCDNVHMTNTLQHVIDAGQVPIQAVPYTGEWGEVDSSEDLFLYQ, from the coding sequence GTGAAAGCCATTATTTTGGCTGCCGGACGTGGCAGCCGCATGAAAAGCCTCACGGATGAACGTCCCAAGTGCATGGTCGAGTTGCGGGGCAAGACACTGCTGGAGTGGCAGCTTGCGGCGCTGCACGCTGCAGGCGTTCGAGAGATAGCCATCGTTACGGGTTACAAACGCGAGTTGCTGGCGGACCAAGGGCTGATCGAATTCCATAACTCACGCTGGGCGCAAACCAATATGGTGTCGTCATTGGCGTGTGCTGAAACCTGGTTGCAGGCAGAGCCGTGCATCGTGAGTTATTCCGATATCTTCTACAGCCCTGCAGCGGTCCAGTCGTTGATGACATGCAAGGCTTCCCTGGCAGTCACCTATGACCCGAATTGGCTGGAGCTTTGGACACAGCGTTTTGGCAATCCATTACTGGATGCAGAAACGTTCCGCCTGACAGCTGCTGACACCTTGGCCGAAATCGGCAACAAACCAGAATCGGCAGACGATATTCAGGGCCAATACATGGGGCTTTTGCGCTTCACGCCTGAGGGTTGGGCAGAAGTCGTTCGGCTTCGCTCGGCATTAACCCCGGAGCAGTGTGACAACGTGCATATGACGAACACCCTTCAGCACGTCATTGATGCGGGTCAGGTCCCGATACAAGCCGTTCCTTACACAGGAGAATGGGGAGAGGTCGACTCTTCTGAAGATCTCTTCTTGTATCAATAA
- the queA gene encoding tRNA preQ1(34) S-adenosylmethionine ribosyltransferase-isomerase QueA: MRVADFTFELPDSLIARHPLAERRGSRLLTLDGVSGALAHRQFTDLLEHLRPGDLMVFNNTRVIPARLFGQKASGGKLEILVERVLDSHRVLAHVRSSKSPKPGSKILIDGGGEAEMLARHDTLFELGFAEEVLPLLDRVGHMPLPPYIDRPDEGSDRERYQTVYAERLGAVAAPTAGLHFDQPLLEAIAAKGVETAFVTLHVGAGTFQPVRVERIEDHHMHNEWLEVSQDVVDAVAACRERGGRVVAVGTTSVRSLESAARDGVLKPFSGDTDIFIYPGRPFHVVDALVTNFHLPESTLLMLVSAFAGYPEAMAAYKAAVEHGYRFFSYGDAMFITRNPAPTAPKDSAPEETE, from the coding sequence ATGCGCGTTGCTGACTTTACTTTCGAACTCCCTGATTCGCTGATCGCTCGCCACCCTTTGGCTGAGCGGCGCGGCAGTCGCCTGTTGACCCTGGATGGGGTCAGCGGCGCCCTGGCACACCGTCAATTCACTGATTTGCTTGAGCATTTGCGCCCAGGCGACTTGATGGTGTTCAACAATACCCGGGTGATTCCGGCGCGGCTGTTTGGCCAGAAGGCGTCCGGCGGCAAGCTGGAAATTCTGGTGGAGCGGGTGCTCGACAGTCATCGCGTGCTGGCTCATGTGCGTTCCAGCAAGTCGCCGAAACCGGGTTCGAAGATCCTCATCGACGGCGGTGGCGAAGCTGAAATGCTCGCGCGCCACGATACGTTGTTCGAACTGGGGTTTGCCGAGGAAGTGCTGCCGCTGCTCGACCGCGTCGGGCACATGCCGCTGCCTCCTTATATAGATCGCCCGGACGAAGGCTCGGACCGCGAGCGTTATCAGACCGTGTACGCCGAGCGCCTGGGCGCAGTAGCCGCACCGACCGCCGGCCTGCATTTCGACCAGCCGCTGCTGGAGGCGATTGCCGCCAAGGGCGTTGAAACCGCGTTCGTGACCTTGCACGTCGGCGCTGGCACCTTCCAGCCGGTGCGCGTGGAACGCATCGAAGATCACCACATGCACAACGAATGGCTGGAAGTCAGCCAGGACGTGGTGGATGCGGTTGCTGCGTGCCGTGAGCGTGGCGGGCGTGTGGTGGCCGTGGGGACCACCAGCGTGCGTTCGCTGGAAAGCGCTGCCCGCGATGGCGTGCTCAAGCCGTTCAGCGGCGACACCGATATCTTTATCTACCCGGGCCGACCGTTTCATGTGGTCGATGCCCTGGTGACCAACTTTCATTTGCCCGAATCCACGTTGTTGATGCTGGTTTCGGCGTTCGCCGGTTATCCCGAAGCCATGGCGGCCTACAAGGCTGCCGTCGAGCATGGATACCGCTTTTTCAGCTACGGTGATGCGATGTTCATCACCCGTAATCCGGCGCCAACCGCTCCCAAGGATTCGGCCCCAGAGGAAACAGAATGA
- a CDS encoding formate dehydrogenase subunit gamma has translation MPDEMLHLPMVNSLLARHKGSPGALLPILHDIQKGIGYIPDAAIPEIAHALNLSQAEVRGVISFYHDFRTAPPARHILRLCRAESCQSRGAEQLAAQLRERLQLDDHGSSADGSISLRPVYCLGACACSPALELDGQVHARLSAERLDALLDACLEDA, from the coding sequence ATGCCTGATGAGATGTTGCACCTGCCGATGGTCAACAGCCTGCTGGCGCGCCACAAGGGTTCGCCCGGCGCACTGTTGCCGATCCTTCATGATATTCAGAAGGGCATCGGTTACATCCCCGATGCCGCCATCCCCGAGATTGCCCATGCCCTCAACCTGAGTCAGGCCGAGGTGCGCGGGGTGATCAGTTTCTACCATGACTTCCGCACCGCGCCCCCGGCCCGGCATATCCTGCGTCTGTGCCGGGCCGAGTCCTGCCAGAGCCGCGGCGCCGAGCAGCTCGCTGCGCAGTTGCGTGAACGCCTGCAATTGGACGATCACGGCAGCAGCGCCGATGGCAGCATCAGTTTGCGGCCGGTGTATTGCCTGGGTGCTTGCGCCTGCTCGCCGGCCCTTGAGCTGGATGGTCAGGTGCATGCGCGGCTCAGCGCCGAGCGTCTGGATGCCCTGCTCGACGCTTGCCTGGAGGACGCATGA
- a CDS encoding adenylyl-sulfate kinase, translated as MKVDFIGQVVWITGLSGAGKSTLAREFIAGLRNQGHSVIMLDGDELRDVFGATAAHPQNYGREGRLALAMQYAHLCRVIAAQGHTVVIATISLFREVHAWNRAHLPGYFEVYLKVPVEELRRRDPKGLYRRFDAGELHDVAGLDLSIDEPTAADWVVEFEPQRSLQTLTDDLLHRFCKRKLV; from the coding sequence ATGAAAGTTGATTTCATCGGGCAAGTAGTGTGGATTACAGGGCTGTCGGGTGCAGGAAAATCAACATTAGCCCGGGAGTTTATTGCCGGGCTTCGAAACCAAGGCCACTCGGTCATCATGCTGGACGGGGATGAACTGCGCGACGTATTTGGCGCAACGGCTGCCCATCCGCAGAATTATGGGCGAGAGGGGCGATTGGCGCTGGCCATGCAATACGCTCATCTGTGCAGAGTCATTGCCGCTCAAGGGCACACCGTAGTGATCGCTACGATTTCGCTGTTTCGGGAAGTTCATGCCTGGAACCGAGCCCATTTGCCAGGTTACTTCGAAGTCTACTTGAAGGTGCCGGTGGAGGAACTGCGCCGCAGGGATCCCAAGGGCCTATACCGCCGATTCGATGCGGGCGAGCTGCACGATGTCGCTGGGCTCGATTTATCGATTGATGAACCGACAGCGGCAGACTGGGTGGTTGAGTTCGAACCTCAGCGTTCCCTGCAAACTTTAACAGATGATTTACTACATCGATTTTGTAAAAGGAAGTTAGTATGA
- the tgt gene encoding tRNA guanosine(34) transglycosylase Tgt: protein MSFELLATDGKARRGRLTFPRGTVETPAFMPVGTYGTVKGMLPRDIVATGAEIILGNTFHLWLRPGTEVIKKHGDLHDFMQWKGPILTDSGGFQVFSLGAMRKIKEEGVTFASPVDGAKVFMGPEESMQVQRDLGSDIVMIFDECTPYPADEDVARVSMELSLRWAQRSKNAHGDNTAALFGIVQGGMHQDLRMRSLEGLDKIGFDGLAIGGLSVGEPKHEMIKVLDYLPGQMPADKPRYLMGVGKPEDLVEGVRRGVDMFDCVMPTRNARNGHLFIDTGVLKIRNAFHRHDDSPLDPTCDCYTCQNFSRAYLHHLDKCGEMLGSMLNTIHNLRHYQVLMAGLREAIQQGTLAAFVDAFYAKRGLPVPPLD from the coding sequence ATGTCTTTCGAGCTGCTGGCCACTGACGGCAAGGCTCGTCGCGGTCGCCTGACCTTCCCGCGTGGCACGGTCGAGACCCCGGCGTTCATGCCGGTCGGCACCTATGGCACGGTCAAGGGCATGTTGCCGCGCGATATCGTCGCCACCGGCGCCGAGATCATCCTGGGCAACACCTTCCACCTGTGGCTGCGTCCTGGCACGGAAGTGATCAAGAAACACGGCGACCTGCATGATTTCATGCAGTGGAAAGGCCCGATTCTGACCGACTCCGGCGGTTTCCAGGTGTTCAGCCTGGGCGCCATGCGCAAGATCAAGGAGGAGGGCGTGACCTTCGCTTCTCCGGTAGATGGCGCGAAAGTGTTCATGGGGCCGGAAGAGTCGATGCAGGTCCAGCGCGACCTGGGCTCCGACATCGTGATGATTTTTGACGAATGCACGCCGTACCCGGCCGACGAAGACGTCGCGCGGGTGTCCATGGAGTTGTCGTTGCGCTGGGCTCAGCGCTCGAAAAACGCCCATGGCGACAACACGGCGGCGCTGTTCGGTATCGTTCAGGGTGGCATGCACCAGGACCTGCGCATGCGCTCCCTGGAAGGCCTCGACAAGATCGGCTTCGATGGCCTGGCGATCGGCGGTCTGTCGGTGGGCGAGCCCAAGCACGAGATGATCAAGGTGCTCGACTACCTGCCGGGCCAGATGCCGGCGGACAAACCTCGTTACCTTATGGGCGTTGGCAAACCGGAAGACTTGGTTGAGGGTGTGCGCCGCGGGGTGGACATGTTCGATTGCGTGATGCCAACCCGTAATGCCCGCAATGGGCATCTGTTCATTGATACCGGCGTGCTGAAGATCCGTAACGCGTTCCATCGCCATGATGATTCGCCGCTCGATCCGACCTGCGATTGCTACACCTGCCAGAACTTCTCCCGCGCTTATCTGCATCATCTGGACAAGTGCGGCGAAATGCTGGGGAGCATGCTCAATACCATCCATAATTTGCGCCATTACCAAGTGCTTATGGCTGGTTTGCGCGAGGCTATTCAACAGGGTACATTGGCCGCCTTTGTCGATGCCTTCTATGCCAAACGCGGGTTGCCTGTTCCGCCTTTGGACTGA
- a CDS encoding PEP-utilizing enzyme produces MALHFSTKAGTLASLQERLKSARIAPLLSFTVRDWQIGGQACFRDLQGQLGAGPWIVRSSCLREDGAQASCAGAFLSVPDVNEAGLVSAVEQVIASYGDVHLADEVLIQPMLGNVVRSGVAFSHDPNTCAPYRVVNWSEGSDTASVTGGMGGRLWQQAALSKVPPPPSFAPLIALLEELLALFDGAPVDCEFAVTREAEGEVLWLLQARPLILPTPAESEATQADCLESIQRKVARGMQPHPFLMGQRTVYGVMPDWNPAEIIGIRPKPLALSLYRDLVTDSIWAYQRHNYGYRNLRSFPLMPHFFGLPYIDVRLSFNSFIPADLDEGLAGRLVDHYIDRLLAEPTLHDKVEFEIVFSCYTLDLSQRLERLASAGFLEHELEAISTSLRKLTNRIVHPKDGLWRADANKLDMLNARREELLASNADPLERIYWLLEDAKRYGTLPFAGLARAGFVAVQMLKSLVTVGVFSQADYDCFMGGVSTVSGQLARDRATLDKATFLARYGHLRPGTYDILSPRYDEAPELYFDWTQRPSTPEPVQPFSLTLPQMREIVKQQEAHGLEPDPVGLLDFMQAGIELRELAKFHFTRNLSDALALIAEVGAQHGIGREDMAYCDISALKELHVAAADPKDVLLRSIEQGKARYEKTLKISLPPVITRPEDVWSFEWPETAPNFITQKQVTAPVVRSDDREKLAGAIVCIPNADPGFDWLFAYPIAGLITAWGGANSHMAIRAGELGLPAVIGAGEVLYRRWSAAQRLHLDCPGRWVEMLA; encoded by the coding sequence ATGGCGCTGCATTTCTCAACCAAGGCTGGCACATTGGCCAGCCTACAAGAGCGGCTCAAGTCGGCTCGCATTGCGCCGCTGCTGTCGTTCACCGTGAGGGACTGGCAAATCGGTGGGCAAGCCTGTTTTCGTGATCTCCAGGGACAGCTGGGGGCCGGTCCCTGGATCGTACGCTCCAGTTGTCTGCGCGAAGATGGCGCGCAAGCTTCCTGTGCGGGGGCCTTTCTCTCGGTCCCTGACGTCAATGAAGCAGGATTGGTATCGGCCGTTGAACAGGTAATCGCAAGTTATGGCGATGTACACCTGGCAGACGAGGTACTGATTCAACCGATGTTGGGTAACGTGGTTCGTTCCGGCGTTGCCTTTTCCCACGACCCGAATACCTGCGCGCCGTATCGGGTGGTGAACTGGTCGGAAGGCAGTGACACGGCATCTGTCACCGGCGGCATGGGCGGTCGGCTTTGGCAGCAGGCGGCACTTAGCAAAGTGCCGCCACCGCCAAGTTTCGCACCCTTGATTGCCTTGCTCGAAGAGTTGCTGGCGTTGTTCGATGGCGCACCGGTCGATTGCGAGTTCGCTGTCACACGCGAAGCAGAAGGCGAGGTGTTGTGGCTGTTACAAGCCCGGCCATTGATTTTGCCAACACCTGCGGAATCCGAAGCAACACAGGCCGATTGCCTGGAAAGTATTCAGCGCAAGGTAGCGCGGGGTATGCAGCCGCATCCATTCCTGATGGGGCAGCGTACCGTCTATGGCGTGATGCCGGACTGGAATCCGGCCGAGATTATCGGTATCCGTCCCAAACCGCTGGCGCTCTCGCTGTACCGGGATTTGGTGACTGACTCAATCTGGGCCTACCAGCGCCACAATTACGGCTACCGCAACTTGCGTAGCTTCCCGCTGATGCCGCATTTCTTCGGGTTGCCGTACATCGATGTGCGCTTGTCGTTCAACTCCTTCATTCCAGCAGACCTTGATGAGGGACTGGCCGGGCGCTTGGTCGATCACTATATCGATCGGCTGCTGGCCGAACCGACGCTGCACGATAAGGTGGAGTTCGAGATTGTTTTCTCGTGCTACACATTGGATTTGTCGCAGCGACTGGAGCGTTTGGCCAGTGCCGGTTTCCTGGAGCACGAGCTTGAGGCCATCAGCACCAGTTTGCGCAAGCTGACCAACCGCATCGTTCACCCCAAGGACGGCCTATGGCGCGCCGATGCAAACAAGCTCGACATGCTGAATGCGCGACGCGAAGAGTTGCTGGCATCCAACGCCGACCCTTTAGAGCGGATTTACTGGCTGTTGGAAGATGCAAAACGCTACGGCACCCTGCCATTCGCCGGTCTGGCCCGCGCCGGCTTCGTCGCGGTGCAGATGCTTAAATCGCTGGTGACGGTGGGAGTGTTCTCGCAGGCTGACTACGATTGCTTCATGGGGGGTGTCTCAACCGTCAGCGGCCAGTTGGCACGTGACCGAGCGACACTGGACAAGGCGACGTTCCTCGCGCGCTACGGACACTTGCGCCCGGGCACCTACGACATCCTTTCGCCGCGTTACGATGAAGCACCGGAACTCTACTTCGACTGGACTCAGCGTCCATCCACCCCAGAGCCAGTACAGCCTTTTTCGCTGACCCTTCCACAGATGCGCGAAATCGTGAAGCAGCAGGAAGCGCACGGCCTGGAGCCTGATCCCGTTGGCTTGTTGGACTTCATGCAAGCCGGTATCGAACTGCGCGAGCTGGCCAAGTTCCACTTCACCCGCAATCTCTCGGATGCCTTGGCATTGATTGCTGAAGTAGGCGCCCAGCATGGCATTGGACGCGAAGACATGGCCTATTGCGACATCAGTGCCTTAAAGGAACTGCACGTTGCAGCTGCCGACCCGAAAGATGTGCTTTTGCGCAGCATTGAACAGGGCAAGGCCCGCTACGAAAAGACCCTCAAGATATCGCTACCGCCGGTGATTACCCGACCTGAGGATGTCTGGTCCTTCGAGTGGCCGGAAACAGCGCCCAACTTCATCACCCAGAAGCAGGTCACAGCCCCCGTGGTGCGCAGCGATGACCGAGAAAAGCTTGCCGGGGCGATTGTCTGCATTCCCAATGCAGACCCAGGTTTTGATTGGCTGTTTGCCTACCCGATTGCCGGGTTGATAACGGCGTGGGGCGGCGCCAACTCGCACATGGCCATTCGTGCCGGTGAGCTTGGCCTGCCAGCGGTCATCGGTGCCGGTGAAGTGCTCTACCGCCGCTGGTCGGCGGCTCAGCGCTTGCATCTGGACTGTCCTGGGCGCTGGGTGGAGATGCTGGCATGA
- a CDS encoding class I SAM-dependent methyltransferase, with translation MKTEWDYTTLADAYLKRPDYADAAIDAMLSIAGAEQGDKFCDVGAGVAHLTMMLAARGLNVVAVEPNDAMRANGIKRTADLANVSWHEGTGEVTGQTSQAFDMVTFGSSFNVCDRQQALKETARILKPRGWFACMWNHRHLDDPIQARIEAIIKERVQGYGYGTRREDQTAVIDASGLFGPVVHLDARVIHEQSIEECLEAWRSHATLERQAGAKFHEVISAIDDYLKSLQTSSIQIPYSTNIWVAQLR, from the coding sequence ATGAAAACCGAATGGGATTACACCACGCTGGCCGATGCTTATTTGAAACGTCCTGACTACGCAGATGCCGCGATTGATGCAATGCTTTCAATTGCAGGTGCCGAGCAAGGCGACAAGTTCTGCGATGTCGGAGCAGGCGTCGCACACCTGACCATGATGCTGGCTGCGCGTGGTTTGAATGTTGTTGCGGTGGAACCTAATGATGCGATGCGCGCGAATGGCATCAAGCGTACCGCCGACCTGGCCAATGTAAGTTGGCATGAAGGAACGGGCGAAGTCACAGGACAAACGTCGCAAGCTTTCGACATGGTCACCTTTGGTAGTTCCTTCAATGTCTGCGACCGCCAGCAGGCACTCAAGGAAACCGCGCGCATTCTCAAGCCACGAGGCTGGTTCGCCTGTATGTGGAATCATCGCCATCTTGATGATCCGATCCAGGCCCGCATCGAAGCCATCATTAAAGAGCGGGTACAAGGTTATGGCTACGGTACTCGTCGTGAAGATCAAACTGCCGTGATCGATGCCAGTGGGCTTTTCGGTCCTGTTGTTCATCTTGATGCACGTGTCATTCACGAGCAAAGCATTGAAGAGTGCCTGGAAGCCTGGCGTTCTCACGCAACACTGGAGCGCCAAGCCGGTGCGAAATTCCATGAGGTGATCAGCGCAATCGATGACTATCTGAAAAGCCTTCAGACATCCTCGATCCAGATTCCGTACTCGACCAATATCTGGGTTGCTCAGTTGAGATAA
- a CDS encoding alpha/beta fold hydrolase, with protein sequence MKQTIFAGTQGNLAVVEAGHGEGLPVLFLHADSGRASQWAEMLEPIGRDRKVYALDSRGSGDSSPAANGDYSYTGRAQDIIDTAAAFKLERFIIVAHSGSGAAALDYAARYADRVAGLFLLDPATDPRALPDEVRAGMLEALAGACEP encoded by the coding sequence ATGAAGCAGACAATATTCGCCGGAACGCAGGGCAATCTTGCGGTGGTTGAAGCAGGACATGGCGAAGGTTTGCCGGTGCTCTTCCTCCACGCAGACTCCGGTCGAGCAAGCCAGTGGGCGGAAATGCTTGAGCCGATCGGACGAGACAGGAAAGTCTATGCCCTTGATTCACGGGGCAGCGGCGACAGCTCCCCGGCCGCGAATGGAGACTATTCATATACAGGACGCGCGCAAGACATCATCGATACAGCCGCAGCCTTCAAGCTTGAGCGTTTCATCATCGTGGCCCACAGCGGAAGTGGCGCCGCAGCGCTGGACTATGCCGCCAGATACGCCGACCGCGTGGCTGGCTTGTTCTTGCTTGATCCCGCGACAGATCCAAGGGCACTTCCTGATGAGGTTCGCGCCGGAATGCTGGAAGCGCTTGCGGGGGCCTGCGAGCCTTGA
- a CDS encoding gamma-glutamyl-gamma-aminobutyrate hydrolase family protein (Members of this family of hydrolases with an active site Cys residue belong to MEROPS family C26.) — MKVVAVSQRVDVLPERGENRDALDQCLVSFLLAAGFIPVPVPNGLHLRTLDGGVTQDALDGWLNAVSPQAIVLSGGNDIGQCSARDLTEGRLLDHARSHNLPVLGICRGMQMMAHSEGGELKPVTGHVRTRHTLSGQIVAEVNSYHSFALAGCPEGFEVLARSEDGEIEAIRHLSRPWEGWMWHPEREAVFASHDVHRLKQLFGD, encoded by the coding sequence ATGAAGGTTGTTGCCGTCAGTCAGCGTGTGGACGTGTTGCCTGAGCGCGGCGAAAACCGTGATGCACTGGACCAGTGTCTGGTCAGCTTTCTTCTGGCTGCCGGTTTTATACCGGTGCCGGTACCCAACGGGTTGCACCTGCGAACACTCGATGGGGGGGTAACTCAGGATGCCCTTGATGGCTGGCTAAACGCGGTATCCCCCCAGGCCATCGTTCTTTCGGGCGGAAATGACATCGGGCAGTGTTCGGCACGCGACCTGACCGAAGGCAGGCTGCTTGACCATGCACGATCCCACAACCTGCCAGTACTCGGAATTTGCCGGGGCATGCAGATGATGGCGCACTCGGAAGGTGGCGAACTAAAACCGGTTACAGGTCATGTGCGAACCCGGCACACGTTATCAGGGCAAATAGTTGCCGAGGTGAACAGTTATCACAGTTTTGCCCTTGCCGGCTGCCCGGAAGGGTTTGAGGTTTTGGCGCGAAGTGAAGATGGGGAAATCGAAGCCATCCGACACCTCAGCCGGCCCTGGGAAGGCTGGATGTGGCACCCGGAACGAGAGGCGGTTTTTGCATCGCACGACGTTCATCGATTGAAGCAGTTATTCGGTGACTAA